A portion of the Trachemys scripta elegans isolate TJP31775 chromosome 9, CAS_Tse_1.0, whole genome shotgun sequence genome contains these proteins:
- the OTOL1 gene encoding otolin-1, with the protein MMNKPLPFAAFPTDAYLLWRNTDLPVCVSLIIVLYTWSLFFVLVFKSVNSVRVFSFVDAEKAYISADFLSVCFLTIAGMISTLLTQALLCSVWCPVASTTIFSLAPNQLFTMDALNGAAETEDPKQASTVPPVPDLGTNETDPVADVGTHENSSAAGNQCFCDSPAPEGQKGERGEKGDPGNPGKKGVQGPLGETGQQGLKGEKGNQGSKGDLGKPGPPGQKGEQATKMWHLSWHRATFIILIAAAVRTEAKATLAEKFTKIKSPEMEVTDGFDTSIVPPTEESPFTELSETSEMPVELSSLNPAFRTATTLFPFENFTLDTADFFFNCCDCCTPVSGQKGEPGEHGLPGPKGELGDAGPQGLPGIPGLQGPKGFKGDKGDKGEHGDQGTNGIPGYPGKPGEQGEAGVKGDKGNSGLPGMKGQKGVKGDTCENGTKGEKGDKGELGLQGLDGENGDKGEKGDLGEKGHCGEPGERGERGEKGEAGIKGEKGSKGDTGVEGIPGMNGQQGEKGEPGNKGEKGDLGPAGVMGPLGPKGNPGSKGARGASGKKGSRGIKGSKGDNSKVRRSAFSAGLSKSFPPPNIPIKFDKILYNDQEDYNPSTGKFNCSIPGAYVFAYHMTIRGRPARISIVAQNKKIVKTRETLYGQEIDQASFLIILKLNAGDQVWLEVGRDWNGIYVSAEDDSIFTGFLLYPDDIFETLA; encoded by the exons ATGATGAACAAACCATTGCCTTTTGCAGCCTTTCCGACAGATGCTTATTTATTATGGCGAAATACTgatcttcctgtgtgtgtgtctttaatTATTGTACTGTATACATGGTCTTTGTTCTTCGTTTTGGTATTTAAGTCTGTTAATTCAGTTCGGGTTTTCAGTTTTGTGGATGCTGAAAAAGCCTATATATCTGCAGATTTTCTTTCAG TGTGCTTTCTGACTATTGCCGGAATGATTTCTACACTCCTGACACAGGCTCTGCTGTGCAGTGTCTGGTGTCCTGTAGCATCTACAACTATCTTCAGTCTAGCTCCCAACCAGTTATTCACAATGGATGCCCTCAATGGTGCTGCTGAAACTGAAGATCCTAAACAAGCATCTACTGTTCCCCCTGTTCCAGACCTGGGGACAAATGAAACTGATCCAGTCGCAGATGTTGGAACTCAC GAAAACAGTAGCGCAGCAGGAAATCAGTGCTTCTGTGACAGTCCTGCGCCTGAAGGGCAAAAGGGAGAACGGGGTGAAAAAGGGGATCCAG GTAACCCAGGGAAAAAAGGAGTACAAGGGCCCTTGGGAGAAACTGGACAACAAGGACTAAAGGGAGAAAAGGGTAATCAAGGATCCAAAGGTGATCTAGGTAAACCAGGGCCTCCTGGTCAGAAAGGAGAACAAG CTACAAAAATGTGGCATTTATCTTGGCACAGAGCCACCTTCATTATACTTATTGCTGCTGCTGTACGCACAGAGGCGAAAGCTACCCTGGCTGAAAAGTTTACTAAGATAAAGTCTCCAGAGATGGAGGTCACTGATGGCTTTGACACATCCATTGTGCCACCCACTGAAGAAAGTCCATTCACAGAACTATCGGAAACAAGCGAAATGCCGGTGGAGTTATCCTCGCTGAACCCGGCCTTCAGAACGGCCACCACGctgtttccttttgaaaattttactcttgacacagctgatttcttttttaattgctgTGATTGCTGTACCCCTGTGTCAGGTCAGAAAGGGGAACCAGGAGAGCATGGACTTCCAG GTCCTAAAGGAGAGCTAGGAGATGCTGGCCCTCAGGGCCTACCAGGAATTCCTGGACTTCAAGGTCCAAAGGGCTTCAAAGGAGACAAGG GAGATAAAGGAGAACATGGTGACCAAGGAACAAATGGAATTCCAGGGTATCCAGGTAAACCTGGAGAACAAG GTGAAGCTGGAGTTAAAGGAGATAAAGGAAACTCTGGCCTTCCTGGAATGAAGGGACAGAAGGGAGTGAAGGGGGACACTTGTGAGAATGGGACCAAAGGAGAGAAGGGGGACAAGGGAGAGCTGGGCTTACAGGGGCTAGACGGGGAAAATGGAGATAAAGGGGAAAAGGGAGACCTGGGGGAAAAGGGGCATTGTGGGGAgccaggggagagaggagagaggggggaaaaaggggaagctggaataaaaggggaaaaaggcAGCAAAGGAGACACTGGAGTTGAGGGTATTCCTGGGATGAATGGACAACAGGGAGAAAAGGGTGAGCCAGGCAATAAAGGTGAAAAAGGGGACTTGGGACCAGCTGGTGTGATGGGACCTCTTGGGCCAAAGGGAAATCCTGGTAGTAAAGGGGCACGAGGAGCTAGTGGAAAGAAAGGCTCCAGAGGTATCAAAGGTTCCAAGGGTGATAACTCAAAAGTCCGAAGATCAGCTTTCAGTGCCggcttgtcaaagtctttccCTCCACCAAATATCCCTATTAAATTTGACAAGATTTTGTACAATGACCAGGAAGATTATAATCCTTCTACAGGCAAGTTCAATTGCAGCATTCCTGGAGCGTATGTCTTTGCTTATCACATGACGATCAGAGGGCGGCCTGCTCGAATCAGCATTGTGGCACAAAACAAGAAGATAGTCAAAACCCGTGAAACACTTTATGGTCAAGAGATAGACCAGGCGTCTTTCCtgatcattttgaaattaaatgcaggGGATCAGGTTTGGTTGGAGGTGGGACGGGATTGGAATGGGATCTATGTCAGTGCTGAAGATGACAGCATATTTACAGGGTTTCTTTTGTATCCAGATGATATTTTTGAGACCTTAGCATAA